A segment of the Clostridium sp. CM027 genome:
ATAAATGATGCAAATATATATTTAAGCCCCAATAGTTTTTATAAACCTATAAGACGTATAGAAAACATAAGGAAATTAAATTCACTATTTATAGATTTGGATTATTACACATTAAAAGAATACAAAGGGTTAAGTTCAGAACAAATTATATGGCTACTGGAGAAGGATTATTTTAAGAAGTCGGTTCCACCACCTAGTTTTATAGTTATTTCAGGTCAAGGGATAGTTATTTATTGGCTTATAGAGCCAGTACCATATATGGCTCTTCCTCTTTGGAACGCAGTGCAAAAATTCTTTTTAGAGAAGCTAAAAGAAATAGGTGCTGATTCTAAATCAATTGATGCAGCAAGAGTATCTAGACTAACCGGTACTACCAATCAAAAAAATGGACGAGCTACAGAGTTAGTAGTTTTTAATGAAGAGAGATATTCGCTTAGAGGTATTCAAGAGAATTATCTTCCAGAGCTAAATGACTATGTTAAAAATCCAAGTGTAAAAAAACGTGGAAGAAAATCAAAGGTTGTAAAATTATTCAATATTTATAGTCTTCACCATGCAAGACTTACAGACTTAGTCGCGATTCAGAACTTTAGAAAAGGATACTGTAGAGATGAAAAAGGAGAACTAGTAGAAAAAAGTCAAAGAGAGCTTATGTGCTTTTTATATAGATACTGGGCCTGTTGCTTTACGAGTGAGATTAATAAGGCACTGGAGGACACTTTAGAATTTAATAAGGGATTTACATGCCCTTTGCCTGAAAGCGAAGTTAGAAGTCAAACTAGACAAGCAGAAAAGGCATATAAGGAGTGGTTAGAGAATGAATTTGATTCTCGTCCAAAGGAAGATGCTGAGCAACTAAAAATTGATTTTGAAGAGGACGCAGTTAAAATGAAAAATAGAACTGGATATAAATATAAGGGTTATAACTATAAAAATACAACACTTATAGGTCTTTTGAACATTATAGAAGACGAAATGAGACTTCTTAAGACTATTATTAATACGAAAGAAGTTAAGAGAAGAGATAATGTGTATCAAAAGGGTAAGCGACGGGATGAAGAGGGATTAACTAAAAGAGAGAAAGCTAAAATAGAAAAAATAAAGGCTATAAAAGAACTTAAAGCAAAAGGATTAACATGCAGGGAGATAGCAGCCAAAATGAAGGTCAATTTAAGTACGGTGAGTAGGTATTTAAAGGTATAAATTCCAATTATTTTGTATGCATGAAACGTCGGATAATATTATGGGTGTAACCTGGCTCCCTTTTTTATTTTGTTGACTTTTATGTTCTATTATTGTACTCCAGTTAGGGGTGTTAATAATATCTGAGGAATCAACCTAATAACAATTACTGAATCAAATAAAGTTGCTGAACCTGTTTTTTTTAGTATATCTAGGATAATGCAAAACACTGCATTTGGGTTCCTAAAATAGATACAAGTTTTGCCATCATCAATAATGAAAAATTCTTCTATAAAAAGTATTTTCTTTCTTCCAACTTTGATTCCTTTTTTCATAGCAATGCTAATGCCTTTCTTTTATTCTTGTACGTTCATCCTCCGCCATATAACTTAGTAGCTGTAGTATCAAATCAACAATTAACCCTTCTATACCCTTCATATCCTTATTTTTAGAGAATTAACAAAAAACTATATTTAACTTTTTATATTTATAATTTGATATTATAACAATAAAAGTTAAAAAACAGGGCTTTTGTTATTAAAAATCAATCAATTATTATAAAATTAAAAAGTATATATGAATCTATTGTATGATTAACTATAAGATAAAAAAATCATTAATATACCACAGAACTAGGAGATGATTCGATTATAAGTAAGGAGATGATTAAATGAAAAAACAAATTAGTAATGATTTATTACCTAATACATTATTATTAAAGGACTTTATTAACAATAACTGTAAGTTGGACTTGAAAGTATCATTTACGAATACTAAAGAGATTGTATCTAAAGTTGATAATAATATGTTTTATGAAGCAGGTAAATTACTTATGGTTTTTTTCATTGTAAATATTAATAATCTACAAAGAAAAAATATCAAATATGATAAAGAAACCTTTTATATTATAAATTCATCAGTAAACAAGATAGCTGAAAATCATATAAAAAAGCCAACATCTGAGAATATTATTGCTGATATAATATTAAAATCAACATATAATAAAGAGGTTTTGCCTATAGAAGTTGCGAGTGTTACTAGAGAAAATTTGGATGAACTAAAAAAAGGCTTTGAGTTAGTTTATAAAACAATTATAAATGAAAAGATAAATTTAATGAATTTTTTAGAAGAATGCGGGCCAAAAAATATTCACTCAAATTTAATTAAAGATATAAAGCTTTTAAGTCCCCATGATCTAAAAGTACAGCTTCAATTTATTGAATTAAAATATAGCAAGAAGCTCATTGAAAATGAGTTGTTAGAAAAAGTAATATGCTGTAAAAACAATTATAATGAGTTTATTAGTGCTAGTACTGAACTTTTAGATTTACTAATTGAAAATGCTACAATTGGATTTGGTGAAAATGGTTTAGAGTTAATGTGGATAGGGTATATTGATGAAAGGTTAGAAGCTATTAAATACAAAAATATTTATATAGCAATATTCTTGGCATATATTGGGAAGGTAACGGCAAATAAATATTATTTGCAAGCAACTAAACAGTCAGTAAATTCCTTATTAACGTATGTAAATGATGATGAGGAAAAACTAATATATAATGATGAATATTATGAAATGTTAAAATTATTATATCTATTAAATGATTCTATGGAGTTAGATTATATAGAATTAGATAAAGTTATTCAAAAAAATACAAAATTATTTGCTTCAATGGATTTAAAAGGTGGAATTAATTATAGTTCTAATAAAGATGAGATAATGTTAGAGTTTATTTTTAATAAGAGTCTGGACTTATTACATTCTGTAATAGTGGAACCAGTTTCAATTTAATAACATATAAAAATGCTTGCTACTATATTTAGTTGCAAGCATTTTTATTAACCCAGTAGCTTTTTTATACCTCTAGTAGATATAAGACATTCTTCTCCATTTATCATATATGCAATACGCTTTTTTCTATCTATTTCTTTAACGTTATCTTTATTAACTATAAAGGAATTATGGCACCTACAAAATCGCTCATCTAGACTATCTTCCAATTCTTTCATTTTACTATAAAACTCTACTTGTCTATTTTTGCAATATAAGATTACTTTATGTATAGTTGAAGATGTTTCAAAAAAGATGATTTCATTAAAATCAACATTAATGATCTTATCTTCAACTTTAATAGAAAATACTTTTTGAAGTTCACATGATTTAGCTTTGTATTTATCGTGAGCATTTTTCATACATTCACTTATTCTTTGTTGTATATTAGTATAATTATCTTTTATAATATAGTCCATAGCTTCAACTTTATATAAAAAGGTTAAATAACTCATTTCAGCATGGGTAGTTATAAAAACTATAAATCCTCGAGGATCATATTCTCTTATCTTTTCAGCTAATGTAATTCCATTAAGATCAGAATGTAAATCAACGTCTAAAAAATATAAACCTGAAATACTCTTATCCTCTATTGTATTTAGTATTTCATATGGGTCATGAGTACTTAACTTAAGTTCCATATCATAATTTTCAATTAATATAATATTTTTTACAATGTTTTCTAGTTTTTCTTTTTGAACTATATTATCTTCACAAATAAGAATTTTTAGCATGGTTTGTCCCCTTTTGTCACTATATTTAGTAAATATTTCTTACAAACAAATTTTTGATTTATTAAAATATTTTAACATAAACAACCTATTTATGTTCAATTTTTATAAAAAAACAAGCAAGTTTTACTTATGTTATGATTTAAATTACATTTATTAAGTTAATGGATGTAATTTTTACTTTTTTGTAAAATGTATGCATAAAAGGTTATACTAAATATATAGAAAACGAATTCAAATTATGAAAGGTGGCTTTTCATTATGAAAACTTCAAATCAAAACAGTATTTTTTTAAAAAAGTTAGCTAAAAGTCTTATAAGCATAGGAGAGATTCATGCAAATCAATTATCTGTTGGTCCTTTTATGTATGAGCCTAACATACCTACTAATTTATTGAAAAGTAATAAATAAAATGAGAACAAAAGGTAAATTACATTTTGATTTTTATGAATTTATAACAACTAAATTATTAAATTACTTCAAAAACAATTTAAATTTAAAGTCATCTGAAATTGAAAAACTATATTTAGGAATTGTAATTATATTGATAAATGTAGGTAAACTGTTAATTGTAGCTATAGTAGCCTTTTTTATAGGGATGATAAAAGAAGTACTTATATTATTTATTATGTTTGCAGCATTAAGATTAACTGCAGCTGGTATACATTTAAAAAGTAGTTTAGGATGTACTATTGTAAGCTTAATTACTTTTATTGGCAGTGCTTATATAACTGTAAAATATCCTTTAAGTATTTCTTTAACATGTATAGTAAGTATTATTTGTACAGTACTCTTATATAAATATTCTCCAGCAGATACAGAAAATCGTCCTATATTAGAAAAAGAACATAGAAAAAAACTTAAAATTAAGGCAACAGTAACAGCTTTAGTTTTTATATTTATAAATCTATTATTATTAAATAAGGTTTTATTTAATTTAACAATGTTTGCGTTACTCCTTCAAAGTTTAAGTATCTTACCTTGTACATATAAATTACTCAAAAGTAATTATAATAATTATGAAAAATATGAACTTATTTAGTTGAGTCACTCATAATATGGGATTATTCCTACATTATGAGTGCTTTTTTATTTATTGCAATTTATGTATGTTTTATACTATAATTGGAATGTATGTTTTTACTATGAAATAGTGGGGGTTGATAATAATGGAATATCATTTTAAGGTGCTATTATTAGTAATTTTAATGTTAATTACCTTAAGAAATATTAGTCCATATAAATTTAACATTAAAGAATATATTATTATGGGGTTAACTATAGGAGTTATTTATGTACCACTATTCTTATTTGAGCCTAGACTAGCTTCTATAGCTGTATATTTTACACCTGTATTTTTTCTATACAAAAAAAACAACAAGATAATAAGGAGTTTTATACTGCAAATATTAGTAATATTAGTACTAATGATTATAAATAATTTTACTGGACTCGTATTTTTAGAAATATTTGGCAAAACGTTTTTGTCATCTACTTTAGGGTACTATAGTACTTATTCAGTTATATATTTAATAGTATATTTCTGTAGTAAAATCGTTGGTACATTACTAATTCGACACAATGATTTCATATTTGAGAATTATAAGTCTAAATGTTTTATTTTAATTGATATAATGCTAGTGCTTACATTTGTTTTATTTTACTTTGCTATTATTTGGATTGATTTTTCTGATGATGTTTATATATCAGAAAAAATCACACTTGCAATTGTGGTATATGGGTCTATTATGGTAATTATATGTAGTTCTTTATTTTTTATATCAAAGAAAGAAGAGAAATTCAAATATAAACAAATTCAGTTAGATAATCTGGAGCAGTACACTAATAACTTAGAAAATCTATATATGGATATGCGTAAATTTAGACATGACTATATAAATATAATATCATCTATGGCAGCGTTTATTGAAGAAAAGGATATTAAAGGTTTAGAAGAACATTTTAATAAAAATATTTATCCTTTAAATAACAAAATGAATAAAAATAATTATAAACTTGGTCTGTTAAAAAACATAAAATTACCTCAAATTAAAGGGTTAATATCAGGAAAAGTAATTCGGGCTCAAGAACTAGGAATAGATATAATAATTGATATAGTAGAACCTATAACAATTATTAAGATGGATATAATAGATTTGAGTAGATGTTTAGGAATAATTTTGGACAATGCTATTGAATCAGCCTTAGAAAGTGAAAAGAAAGTAATTGATATTGCATTAATAAACAAAATCAATTCTGTAATCCTAGTTGTAGCAAATACCTTTAGTGGAGATATACCTGCTTTATCTAAACTATTTAAAGATGGATTCTCCACTAAAGGTGAAAATAGGGGGCTGGGACTAAGTAATTGTAAAGATATGATAGGTAAATATAAAAATATTTCATTAGATACATCTATAACTGATGTACAATTCATTCAAGAAATTACTGTAAGTAATAAATAGGTAACATTATGGCTTGGTTAAAAATATCTAATTCAGTTATTTTATATGTAAAAAATAGTCTAAGAGATAGTTAGTTTTCATTAAGTTATAATGTAGTAAACTATAAAGCATAAGAAACTCCCGCGGATTTGCGGGAGTTTCTTATGCTTTATAGTTTTAATATTTTCGTTTTTTATTCATTTAATAAAATTTGTGACTGTTTTCGAAAGTTTAGAAAATGTACCGATTTGCTAGTGATTTGTTACTTTTAATCAACTTTTACTGGAGTAACATGGAGATGATTTGTGACTAAAGATCAACGAAATATTCACCAAATGTAATTTATGCATCACTTCGTATAACTTATGTTATAAATTGTTATTTAATTTCTAATAATTACGTATAAAACTCTTTTTATTATAACTTTAAAATATTAATAGGTTAGCATGTTAATATTTAGATACAAGGAAATGAAAGACATAAATTAAAAAAATATAACAAAAATAAAAATTAAAAGGAGATTTTAAAAATGTCTAAATTTGATGATTTTGATCTAGTGGGGGTATGGCAACGATTAATGTAAAAAACAGCCACATGACAATATTTGTATCAATGATAAGAATTGAATCTTATAAAGGCAGGGCTTAAATTATGTGAAGCACTGAGAATTTATACATATCTTATAAAATGTCACTACAACGTAAAAAGAATGATATTTATCATTTAATTCTATGAAAATAATTATAGAAATAGGAGGTATTATATATGGCTGTAATAGAAACAAATAATCTGACCAAAAAATATAATGAAAGTTTTGCAGTTAACAATTTAAGTATATCAATAGGAGAAGGACAAGTTTACGGATTCCTGGGACCAAATGGTGCAGGAAAGACAACAGCTATAAGGATGATTCTTGGACTTATCAAGCCTACTAAGGGAAGCGTAAATGTATTTGGCATGAAGCAGAACAGTGAAAACAGATCCAAGATATTAAAGAATGTGGGTGCACTTATTGAGAATGCTGCAAGCTATCCTCATCTTACAGCTTATGAAAACTTAAAAATCATGAGGACTCTTACTGATTCACCTTATGACAATATTGATAAAGTTTTGAAGACTGTAAGATTAGATGATGTTAAGAATAAGCTTGTTAAGGAATTTTCTCTTGGAATGAGACAGAGACTTGGAATAGCTATGGCTCTTCTTAGAAATCCAAAGCTTCTTATCCTAGATGAACCTACTAATGGTCTTGACCCTTCAGGTATTCATGAAATAAGAGAGCTTATAAAGGACATTCCAAAGACTTATGGAAGTACGGTATTAATTTCAAGCCACCTTCTGTCAGAGATTGACCAGATGGCAACTAATGTTGGAGTAATCACAAAAGGAAGCCTTGTATATCAGGGAACTATTGAGGATTTAAGAAGCAAAGGTGAGCAAAAGATTGTCCTTCGTACAGATAATATTCAGAATACGATCAATATATTAAATGAAAACGGAGTTGCCGGAAAGATAAATGAAGGATGTGTTGAAATGAATTACTGTAATGACAGCATACTAGGCAAGATAATTGACAATATTGTGTTTAAGGGAATTAAGATTTACAGAATTGTGGAGGAGAAAACTTCTCTTGAGGACATTTTCCTTAATCTTACAAGAAAGGAGCATAGTTTATAAATGAAAGATATTATTAAAGCTGAATTTATGAAAATTAAAAGGAAAAAACTTTTTCTTCTTATATTGATAGGCGAACTTGCATCATTTTTTATCGGTTACATTAGTCAAGGAAGAAATACAGGAAAACAGACATGGATGGATGTTTTATATAACTTCAGTGGCTTTAATTTTATGATTATGATTATAATTTTCACAATCGTAATCTCCAAACTTGTAGATGTTGAGTATAAAGCTGATATGTGGAAGCTTATGTTTACAGCAGTTAGTGATAAAAACAAGCTTTTTGCAGGCAAGTTTATATGTGTGATGGTGCTTATTGCTTTTTCAGCAGTTGTGGAATTCTTTGGGATTATAGTTCTTGGGACACATGTTGGAGCAGAAGGTGTTGATTATCCTCTTATATTTAAGCAATGTGCACTGCCTTTAATCGGGTATCTTCCAGTAATAGTACTGCAGTTTGGCCTTTCTTCAATGATAAAGAATCAGAGTATTTCCATAGCAGGCGGTGTTGTTGGATGTTTTCTTGGAGTATTTGGTATGGTTATGCCTTTTCACAAAGTTCTTATATGGACATATCCATTCTTAACAGCGCCTATGACAATATTTCAAGAGGGACGTAAAGCAATTACTATTATGAATCAGGACAGCATGTTATTTAGTTTTGTGAGCATAGCTGTTGCAGCTGTTATGTTTTTTATATCACTACATCTTTATAATAACAAAGAAAATTTTTAAAAGGAGTGGGATATTGTGTATGGTTTAGTTAAGTGTGAGCTACTTAAGCTCAAAAGACAAAAGGTTATACCAATTTCAATAATAATAACCTTTATACCAATTATATTAGGATTGTTTAATTTTAAGGCTAATTATGCCGTATTTAAAGATGTAAATACAGGTGACTGGCTTAAGGCATGGTCTCAGGTTGGAATGTTTTATGCACCTGTTATGCTTCCAATAATAGCAAGTGTATACTGCGCCATAATATTCAGGGTTGAATATGCAAATGACAATTTAAAGATAATTTTATCAACACCTGTATCAAGAAAGTCACTATATAAGTCAAAGGTTATAATATCAGCACTAATGGTATTGTTCCTTCAATCTGTGTTTGGAATATCATATTTTATTTTTGGAAAACTCTTTGGAATAACAGGTTCATTTCCAATAAGTAAAATACTTGAATGCTTAATCCTTGGATGGGTTGGAATCCTTCCACTTATTGCAATACAGATTCATCTTTCATTAAAATATGAGGATTTTACAAAGCCTATAATGATAGCATCAATATGCTCGCTAGGTGGATTCTTTATAGGAGCTATAAGCGGCATAAGATATTTATGGCCATGGGCTCTTCAAAAAATTCCAATGGATCTTTCAGGTGGAGGCATAGAAGGGGTAATTCCTAAAGCTATTTACATTCTTTACTGCTTAATTTTTGCAGGAGCAATGGCAATAATTGGAATTAAAAGGTTTGAAAATATGGAAATTAAATAAAATTATTAAAATCCCTGATTTTAGATGAAAAATCATTAATTAAGCATATAATTCTTAAAATAATCACTTATATATAGTGTTTTTTTAAGAATTCATATAAATATTAAATTAAATTTGAGGAGGACAATGCAATGAAAAAATTAAATGAGGAAGCTTTAGAAGCAATTAATGACGTAAAAGATGAGGAATTAGAAAAATTAACAGGAGCAGGAAATGGGGTTATAACTACATTTACACATGAATGCTACTATAATTCAGTATCACCAGCTAGCTGGGGTGGCTGTTGCAAATAATTTTTGAAGACAAGCCTAACGCATTAATATCAATTATAAAAATATTAAATTAAATTTGAGGAGGACAATACAATGAAAAAATTAAATGAGGAAGCTTTAGAAGCAATTAATGACGTAAAAGATGAGGAATTAGAAAAATTAACAGGAGCAGGAAATGGGGTTATAACTACATTTACACATGAATGCTACTATAATTCAGTATCACCAGCTAGCTGGGGTGGCTGTTGCAAATAATTTTTGAAGACAAGCCTAACGCATTAATATCAATTATAAAAATATTAAATTAAATTTGAGGAGGACAATACAATGAAAAAATTAAATGAAGAAGCTTTAGAAGCAATTAATGACGTAAAAGATGAGGAATTAGAAAAATTAACAGGAGCAGGAAATGG
Coding sequences within it:
- a CDS encoding helix-turn-helix domain-containing protein, with the translated sequence MLAEKRYIDDLSEIIRNLAIVPVETVVNSTRLSQAQMQIELLHKKDDGYITIAVKKDSTWIQHHYKVDELKENIGKVIGINDANIYLSPNSFYKPIRRIENIRKLNSLFIDLDYYTLKEYKGLSSEQIIWLLEKDYFKKSVPPPSFIVISGQGIVIYWLIEPVPYMALPLWNAVQKFFLEKLKEIGADSKSIDAARVSRLTGTTNQKNGRATELVVFNEERYSLRGIQENYLPELNDYVKNPSVKKRGRKSKVVKLFNIYSLHHARLTDLVAIQNFRKGYCRDEKGELVEKSQRELMCFLYRYWACCFTSEINKALEDTLEFNKGFTCPLPESEVRSQTRQAEKAYKEWLENEFDSRPKEDAEQLKIDFEEDAVKMKNRTGYKYKGYNYKNTTLIGLLNIIEDEMRLLKTIINTKEVKRRDNVYQKGKRRDEEGLTKREKAKIEKIKAIKELKAKGLTCREIAAKMKVNLSTVSRYLKV
- a CDS encoding LytTR family DNA-binding domain-containing protein, which gives rise to MLKILICEDNIVQKEKLENIVKNIILIENYDMELKLSTHDPYEILNTIEDKSISGLYFLDVDLHSDLNGITLAEKIREYDPRGFIVFITTHAEMSYLTFLYKVEAMDYIIKDNYTNIQQRISECMKNAHDKYKAKSCELQKVFSIKVEDKIINVDFNEIIFFETSSTIHKVILYCKNRQVEFYSKMKELEDSLDERFCRCHNSFIVNKDNVKEIDRKKRIAYMINGEECLISTRGIKKLLG
- a CDS encoding accessory gene regulator B family protein produces the protein MRTKGKLHFDFYEFITTKLLNYFKNNLNLKSSEIEKLYLGIVIILINVGKLLIVAIVAFFIGMIKEVLILFIMFAALRLTAAGIHLKSSLGCTIVSLITFIGSAYITVKYPLSISLTCIVSIICTVLLYKYSPADTENRPILEKEHRKKLKIKATVTALVFIFINLLLLNKVLFNLTMFALLLQSLSILPCTYKLLKSNYNNYEKYELI
- a CDS encoding sensor histidine kinase, whose protein sequence is MEYHFKVLLLVILMLITLRNISPYKFNIKEYIIMGLTIGVIYVPLFLFEPRLASIAVYFTPVFFLYKKNNKIIRSFILQILVILVLMIINNFTGLVFLEIFGKTFLSSTLGYYSTYSVIYLIVYFCSKIVGTLLIRHNDFIFENYKSKCFILIDIMLVLTFVLFYFAIIWIDFSDDVYISEKITLAIVVYGSIMVIICSSLFFISKKEEKFKYKQIQLDNLEQYTNNLENLYMDMRKFRHDYINIISSMAAFIEEKDIKGLEEHFNKNIYPLNNKMNKNNYKLGLLKNIKLPQIKGLISGKVIRAQELGIDIIIDIVEPITIIKMDIIDLSRCLGIILDNAIESALESEKKVIDIALINKINSVILVVANTFSGDIPALSKLFKDGFSTKGENRGLGLSNCKDMIGKYKNISLDTSITDVQFIQEITVSNK
- a CDS encoding ABC transporter ATP-binding protein, with product MAVIETNNLTKKYNESFAVNNLSISIGEGQVYGFLGPNGAGKTTAIRMILGLIKPTKGSVNVFGMKQNSENRSKILKNVGALIENAASYPHLTAYENLKIMRTLTDSPYDNIDKVLKTVRLDDVKNKLVKEFSLGMRQRLGIAMALLRNPKLLILDEPTNGLDPSGIHEIRELIKDIPKTYGSTVLISSHLLSEIDQMATNVGVITKGSLVYQGTIEDLRSKGEQKIVLRTDNIQNTINILNENGVAGKINEGCVEMNYCNDSILGKIIDNIVFKGIKIYRIVEEKTSLEDIFLNLTRKEHSL
- a CDS encoding ABC transporter permease, which translates into the protein MKDIIKAEFMKIKRKKLFLLILIGELASFFIGYISQGRNTGKQTWMDVLYNFSGFNFMIMIIIFTIVISKLVDVEYKADMWKLMFTAVSDKNKLFAGKFICVMVLIAFSAVVEFFGIIVLGTHVGAEGVDYPLIFKQCALPLIGYLPVIVLQFGLSSMIKNQSISIAGGVVGCFLGVFGMVMPFHKVLIWTYPFLTAPMTIFQEGRKAITIMNQDSMLFSFVSIAVAAVMFFISLHLYNNKENF
- a CDS encoding ABC transporter permease; this encodes MYGLVKCELLKLKRQKVIPISIIITFIPIILGLFNFKANYAVFKDVNTGDWLKAWSQVGMFYAPVMLPIIASVYCAIIFRVEYANDNLKIILSTPVSRKSLYKSKVIISALMVLFLQSVFGISYFIFGKLFGITGSFPISKILECLILGWVGILPLIAIQIHLSLKYEDFTKPIMIASICSLGGFFIGAISGIRYLWPWALQKIPMDLSGGGIEGVIPKAIYILYCLIFAGAMAIIGIKRFENMEIK
- a CDS encoding lacticin 481 family lantibiotic, whose product is MKKLNEEALEAINDVKDEELEKLTGAGNGVITTFTHECYYNSVSPASWGGCCK
- a CDS encoding lacticin 481 family lantibiotic, whose product is MKKLNEEALEAINDVKDEELEKLTGAGNGVITTFTHECYYNSVSPASWGGCCK